The proteins below are encoded in one region of Rhinolophus sinicus isolate RSC01 linkage group LG07, ASM3656204v1, whole genome shotgun sequence:
- the UBTD1 gene encoding ubiquitin domain-containing protein 1 isoform X2: MGNCVGRQRRERPAAPGHPRKRAGRNEPLKKERLKWKSDYPMTDGQLRSKRDEFWDTAPAFEGRKEIWDALKAAAYAAEANDHELAQAILDGASITLPHGTLCECYDELGNRYQLPIYCLSPPVNLLLEHTEEESLEPPEPTPSVRREFPLKVRLSTGKDVRLNASLPDTVGQLKRQLHTQEGIEPSWQRWFFSGKLLTDRTRLQETKIQKDFVIQVIINQPPPPQD, encoded by the exons GACGCAATGAGCCGCTGAAGAAGGAGCGGCTCAAGTGGAAGAGCGACTATCCCATGACTGATGGGCAGCTGCGGAGCAAGCGGGATGAGTTCTGGGACACAGCACCTGCCTTCGAGGGCCGCAAGGAGATCTGGGACGCCCTCAAGGCGGCCGCCTACGCGGCTGAGGCCAACGACCACGAGCTGGCTCAGGCCATCCTGGACGGAGCCAGCATCACCCTGCCTCATG GCACCCTCTGTGAATGCTATGACGAGCTGGGCAATCGCTACCAGCTGCCTATCTACTGCCTATCGCCACCCGTGAACCTGCTGCTGGAGCACACTGAGGAGGAGAGCCTGGAGCCCCCTGAGCCCACGCCCAGCGTGCGTCGCGAGTTCCCACTAAAGGTGCGCCTCTCCACAGGCAAGGACGTGAGGCTCAACGCCAGCCTCCCCGACACGGTGGGGCAGCTCAAGAGGCAGCTGCATACCCAGGAGGGCATTGAGCCGTCCTGGCAGCGATGGTTCTTCTCCGGGAAGCTGCTCACAGACCGCACGCGACTCCAGGAAACCAAGATCCAGAAAGATTTTGTCATCCAGGTCATCATCAACCAGCCCCCACCACCCCAGGACTGA